The nucleotide sequence GAGCAGGTGGAGACCAGGCTGGAGCACGAGCGGATCCGCGGCTGCCTGGGTGGCCTCACGGCCACCCAGCGCGAGTCGATCACCCTCGCCTACTACTCCGGCTACACCTACCGCGAAGTCGCCGAACTGCTCCAACTACCCGTCGGCACGGTCAAGACCCGCATGCGGGACGGGCTGAGCCGGCTGTCGGACTGCATGGGAGGCCGGTCATGACCGCCGACGCGCACTCTCTCGTCGCCGCGCGCGCCCTGGACGCCGTCGACCCGGCCGAGGCCGCGCTCGTCGACGCCCACCTCGAGCAGTGCGGGTTCTGCGCCGACGAGCTCTTCCACCTCTCGGCGGCCACGGAGCATCTCGCGGCGATCGCCACCGAACAGCCACCGCCGGGCCTGCGGGCGGACCTCCTCGCCGTGATCGGAACGACGCCGCAGTTCCGCCCGCGCGTTTCCGCGGACCGGGCCGTGCCACCCACCGGTCGACCTGACCAGACCGGTCGGCAGGGCGGCCCCGACCGGCGGCGTCGACGTCCGCGGGCCCGGCACGCGCTGGTCGGGGTGGCCGCCGGTGTCCTCGCGGCGGGGGCGGCGCTGGGGACCGTCACCGTCAACCAGCGGGCCGAGCTCGCCGACACCCGCGCCCAGGTCGCCGACGCCCAGGCCCTCGCGGCCTCCGCGCTCACCGTCGCCGACTCGGCACCGGTCGCCGGCGGTGGCGAGCTGACCATGGCGAACGCCGGCAACCTGGCCGTCGTCTCCGCGCGCGACCTGCCACCGCTCGACGCCGGGAAGGTCTACCAACTGTGGCTGCTCGGGCCACGGGGAGCACGCTCCGCCGGGATGACAGTTGGCACCGCCAGGTCCGGTGACTGGATCGTCGGCAATGTGGGCGACGCCGACCGGGTCGCCCTCACCGTCGAACCCGCCGGCGGGTCACCGCAGCCCACCACCGATCCCGTCGGCGCCGTCGCGCT is from Parafrankia discariae and encodes:
- a CDS encoding anti-sigma factor, coding for MTADAHSLVAARALDAVDPAEAALVDAHLEQCGFCADELFHLSAATEHLAAIATEQPPPGLRADLLAVIGTTPQFRPRVSADRAVPPTGRPDQTGRQGGPDRRRRRPRARHALVGVAAGVLAAGAALGTVTVNQRAELADTRAQVADAQALAASALTVADSAPVAGGGELTMANAGNLAVVSARDLPPLDAGKVYQLWLLGPRGARSAGMTVGTARSGDWIVGNVGDADRVALTVEPAGGSPQPTTDPVGAVALKAQQTAGRKHG